One region of Eupeodes corollae chromosome 1, idEupCoro1.1, whole genome shotgun sequence genomic DNA includes:
- the LOC129940988 gene encoding fibrillin-1-like has translation MKIFPINILFVSFITLISAIRFPVTEKSCPKGYAISSKTNTCEPIFTNGCPKKSFCLGNSSVCRCDKKTPNLNDEECTLECRKTCPGKNCLVCKSGECLCSPGYTMFNSQCQPICQDGCPNGYCFRPEICLCNNGYARSQNGTCSRLTTSADTITKNLRTQGLGGVVLRNEENFQSSERSLSNYYHRIKGVLSYLIDILNQNVKLVILTTCSIILFIVLLLSMYGILRNGTHYHLATEEYKAREPFYVYF, from the coding sequence ATGAAGATTTTTCCCATAAACATTCTCTTTGTCAGTTTTATAACATTGATTTCTGCCATACGTTTTCCTGTAACGGAAAAATCATGCCCCAAAGGATACGCAATTTCATCAAAGACCAACACTTGTGAGCCGATTTTCACAAATGGATGTCCAAAGAAAAGTTTCTGTTTGGGTAACAGCAGTGTTTGTAGGTGCGATAAGAAAACGCCTAATTTGAATGATGAAGAGTGTACTCTGGAATGTCGAAAAACCTGCCCAGGAAAAAACTGTCTAGTGTGTAAGTCTGGTGAATGCTTGTGTTCCCCTGGTTACACCATGTTCAATAGTCAATGTCAACCAATTTGTCAAGATGGCTGCCCAAATGGATATTGTTTCCGTCCAGAAATTTGTTTGTGCAACAATGGATACGCCAGATCACAAAATGGTACTTGCTCCCGTTTAACAACATCAGCTGACACGATAACAAAAAATCTCAGAACTCAGGGTTTGGGTGGAGTTGTCCTTAGAAATGAAGAAAACTTTCAATCCAGTGAGAGAAGTTTATCAAACTATTATCATCGAATTAAAGGGGTATTGAGTTATTTGATTGATATTCtaaatcaaaatgttaaattgGTTATTTTAACAACGTGTTCAATTATCCTTTTCATTGTTCTTCTATTATCAATGTACGGGATATTACGAAATGGCACTCATTATCATTTAGCCACAGAAGAATACAAAGCAAGAGAACCATTTTATGtgtatttctaa